Proteins from one Rhodothermales bacterium genomic window:
- a CDS encoding sugar transferase: MYEFTKRVFDVVVALVLLLVLLPLLLPLVLILKLTDEGEVFYFQDRVGFQNRKFSIWKFATMLKDSPNMSGGEITLRNDPRITTAGKFLRLTKLNELPQLVNVLIGDMSFVGPRPLMPVSFEQYAPEVQERVYESRPGITGIGSVIFRDEEKLVTDSGMDPRAFYRDYVFTYKGALEMWYQDHKSLYVDLMLIILTAWVIFFPESALAYRVFPDLPQRPGALSPSPTGSN, encoded by the coding sequence ATGTACGAATTTACAAAGAGGGTCTTCGATGTCGTAGTGGCACTTGTCTTGTTGCTAGTACTGCTACCTCTCCTCCTTCCGCTTGTGCTGATATTGAAGCTGACGGACGAAGGGGAGGTGTTTTACTTCCAGGACCGAGTCGGATTCCAGAATCGAAAATTCAGCATATGGAAATTTGCCACGATGCTGAAGGATTCACCCAACATGTCCGGTGGCGAAATAACATTGCGCAACGATCCCCGCATTACGACTGCCGGCAAGTTTCTTCGACTCACCAAACTCAACGAGTTGCCCCAGCTTGTAAACGTACTTATAGGCGACATGAGTTTCGTCGGCCCGCGCCCACTCATGCCGGTGAGTTTTGAACAGTACGCACCCGAGGTTCAGGAACGTGTCTACGAATCGCGACCGGGGATCACTGGAATTGGTTCGGTCATATTCCGCGACGAAGAGAAGCTTGTGACAGACTCCGGGATGGATCCGCGTGCCTTCTACCGCGACTATGTCTTCACCTACAAGGGCGCACTCGAAATGTGGTATCAGGATCACAAGTCGCTGTACGTCGATCTCATGTTGATCATTCTGACGGCGTGGGTCATTTTCTTTCCCGAGAGCGCCCTTGCATACCGGGTTTTCCCCGACCTGCCTCAGCGACCAGGGGCCCTGTCACCGTCTCCTACCGGATCGAATTGA